The following are encoded in a window of Methylocystis rosea genomic DNA:
- the bamA gene encoding outer membrane protein assembly factor BamA, which translates to MSFVPRPGRRRCDEDLHYMRSISGIWKSSFLFAVVAALLAFSVPAFAAPDINRIAFEGNSKVKTDILQEQVRSRARTEFNPQMAEADVARLTEVYRRSGRAAAKVSFRTVDLPNGRVDLVFSIVEGDKTGVKEIRFIGNEVYSTRRLVGMMETTEMNFLSFLKTSDVYDPDRIAADLELIRRFYLKNGYADFRVISSDVQFDPAAGGYIISIVVNEGPQYRVSTVSVESHLPDVDGAALNDLLRLAPGDVYNGDAVEKTVEALTREIARKGYAFTQARPRGERNPADQTVAIQFLLEEGPRVYIERINIRGNTRTRDYVIRREFDIGEGDAYNRVLIDRAERRLNGLGYFKKVKITNEPGSAPDRVILNVDVEDQPTGNFGVSGGYSTNQGFIAEVSVSESNFMGRGQAVRLSVQGGQIARGVTFSFTEPYFLDQRIAAGFDVFVRQQDAYNYSIYSSTSYGGTLRFGIPITEELSFSPHYSIYQTTISIPNDKNRPYNDCLVPILGYTPGFSPFMPTTSLFVNCQSNGEASLAIKESQGGLLTSLVGYSLNYSTIDNFKNPHNGWLASLNQDVAGLGGGTRYLRTTGDIRYFREIPYIDDVVGIARLQGGDLSTFGGYKPRIQDNFNLGPSLVRGFAPGGIGPRDSNILTSFNNNRGNSLGGSNYVGASLEVQFPFWYLPKDLGLRGAVFADAGSLWNFSGKTNYANNLPTIPGVTCIGAYTPEAGFGQGNCVVPNANSFRVRSSVGASVLWNSPMGPIRFDYAVVTSKAKEDITQNFRFSGGTNF; encoded by the coding sequence ATGAGTTTCGTGCCGCGGCCCGGGCGGCGACGTTGCGACGAGGACCTGCACTATATGCGCTCTATCAGCGGCATTTGGAAATCATCGTTCCTGTTCGCGGTTGTGGCCGCTCTGCTGGCGTTTAGCGTTCCGGCGTTCGCCGCGCCCGACATCAATCGCATCGCGTTCGAGGGCAACAGCAAGGTCAAGACTGACATCTTGCAGGAGCAGGTGCGTTCGCGCGCCCGCACAGAATTCAACCCGCAGATGGCCGAGGCCGACGTCGCGCGATTGACGGAAGTCTATCGCCGGTCGGGACGCGCTGCGGCGAAAGTGAGCTTTCGGACGGTTGATCTGCCGAACGGACGCGTCGACCTGGTCTTCAGCATCGTTGAAGGCGACAAGACCGGCGTTAAGGAGATCCGTTTCATCGGCAATGAGGTCTACTCCACACGCCGTCTTGTCGGCATGATGGAGACGACGGAAATGAACTTCCTGTCGTTCCTCAAGACAAGCGACGTTTATGATCCCGACCGCATCGCCGCGGACCTCGAACTCATTCGTCGATTCTATCTTAAGAACGGCTACGCCGATTTCCGCGTGATCAGCTCCGACGTGCAGTTCGATCCGGCGGCTGGCGGCTACATCATCAGCATCGTCGTGAACGAAGGCCCGCAGTATCGGGTGTCAACGGTCAGCGTCGAATCCCATCTCCCCGACGTCGACGGCGCCGCGTTGAATGATCTGCTGCGGCTTGCGCCGGGCGACGTCTACAACGGCGACGCGGTCGAGAAGACCGTCGAAGCGCTGACCCGCGAAATCGCCCGGAAGGGCTATGCCTTCACCCAGGCGCGCCCGCGCGGCGAACGCAATCCGGCCGATCAGACGGTCGCGATCCAGTTCCTGCTCGAGGAAGGACCCCGGGTCTATATTGAACGCATCAACATTCGCGGCAACACGCGCACGCGCGACTACGTCATTCGCCGCGAGTTCGATATCGGCGAGGGCGACGCCTATAACCGCGTCCTGATCGACCGCGCCGAACGCCGGCTGAATGGCCTCGGCTATTTCAAAAAGGTGAAAATCACCAATGAGCCGGGCTCGGCGCCGGATCGCGTGATCCTCAACGTTGACGTCGAGGACCAGCCCACCGGCAACTTCGGCGTCTCTGGCGGTTATTCGACCAACCAGGGCTTTATCGCCGAAGTGTCCGTGTCGGAAAGCAACTTCATGGGTCGCGGCCAAGCGGTTCGCCTTTCGGTGCAGGGCGGCCAGATCGCCCGCGGCGTGACGTTCAGCTTCACCGAGCCTTATTTCCTCGACCAGCGCATCGCCGCCGGCTTCGACGTCTTCGTGCGTCAACAGGACGCTTATAACTACTCGATCTACAGCTCGACGTCCTACGGCGGCACGTTGCGCTTCGGCATCCCGATCACCGAAGAGCTCAGCTTCTCGCCCCACTACTCGATCTATCAAACGACGATCTCAATCCCGAACGACAAGAATCGTCCTTACAACGACTGTTTGGTGCCGATACTTGGCTACACGCCGGGGTTCAGTCCCTTCATGCCGACGACGAGCCTCTTCGTGAACTGTCAGTCGAACGGCGAGGCGTCGCTCGCGATCAAGGAGTCGCAGGGTGGGCTGCTGACGTCGCTCGTCGGCTATTCGCTGAACTACAGCACCATCGACAACTTCAAGAACCCGCATAATGGTTGGCTCGCCTCGCTCAATCAGGACGTCGCGGGTCTTGGCGGCGGCACGCGCTATCTGCGCACGACCGGAGACATTCGCTACTTCCGTGAGATTCCCTATATCGACGATGTGGTCGGCATCGCCCGTCTGCAGGGCGGCGATCTGTCGACCTTCGGCGGCTACAAGCCGCGCATTCAGGACAACTTCAACCTCGGCCCCAGCCTGGTGCGCGGCTTCGCGCCGGGCGGCATCGGCCCACGCGACTCGAACATTCTGACGAGCTTCAACAACAATCGCGGCAACTCACTCGGCGGCTCCAACTATGTTGGCGCATCGCTCGAAGTTCAGTTCCCCTTCTGGTACCTGCCCAAGGATCTGGGGCTGAGAGGGGCGGTCTTCGCCGACGCCGGTTCGCTATGGAATTTTAGCGGTAAGACGAACTACGCCAACAATCTGCCCACGATTCCCGGCGTGACCTGCATCGGCGCCTATACGCCGGAGGCGGGTTTCGGGCAGGGCAATTGCGTTGTGCCGAATGCCAACTCCTTCAGGGTTCGGTCGTCCGTGGGCGCCTCGGTGCTTTGGAATTCGCCGATGGGGCCGATCCGCTTCGACTATGCGGTCGTGACCTCGAAGGCGAAAGAGGATATCACTCAGAACTTCCGGTTCAGCGGCGGCACCAACTTCTGA
- a CDS encoding M50 family metallopeptidase gives MLDLLTTFAFYLIPFVLVLTLVVFVHEFGHFIVGRWCGVKVDAFSIGFGPELWSRVDRHGTRWRIASIPLGGYVSFHGDANAASAPDPEAVRAMPESERAVTFAAQSVWKRAAIVFAGPFANFILAIAIFAILFGVYGRTVYAPRVGSLTPGGAGAAAGFMAGDLVLTVDGAPVDSFSNLQEIVSSSADKELVFVIQRGDQQLTLPVVPALREVESAIGKIRIGMLGIQASKAAADIRRERYGPADAVAMGVQETWTVVRRTGNYIGGLVTGRESADQLSGPIGIAQVSGQMAQAVSKVGIAPLLSLIAILSVSIGLLNLMPVPLLDGGHLLFFAIEAARGRALNERAQEVAFRVGLAMVGALMIFSTYNDIARLIHKLTGSGS, from the coding sequence TTGCTAGACCTCCTGACGACCTTCGCCTTTTATCTCATCCCCTTCGTGCTCGTTCTCACGCTCGTCGTGTTCGTGCACGAATTTGGGCACTTCATCGTCGGCCGGTGGTGCGGCGTGAAGGTGGACGCCTTTTCCATTGGCTTCGGACCGGAACTGTGGTCTCGGGTGGATCGTCACGGCACGCGCTGGCGCATCGCCAGCATTCCGCTCGGCGGCTACGTCAGCTTCCATGGCGACGCCAACGCCGCCAGCGCGCCGGACCCCGAAGCGGTGCGCGCGATGCCTGAAAGCGAGCGCGCGGTAACCTTCGCGGCGCAGTCGGTATGGAAGCGCGCCGCCATCGTGTTCGCCGGTCCTTTTGCGAATTTCATTCTGGCGATCGCGATTTTCGCAATTCTCTTCGGCGTTTATGGGCGGACGGTCTATGCGCCGCGCGTCGGCTCGCTGACGCCTGGCGGGGCTGGCGCCGCTGCGGGCTTCATGGCCGGCGACCTGGTGCTGACTGTCGACGGCGCGCCGGTCGACTCCTTTTCGAATCTGCAGGAAATCGTTTCGAGCTCGGCCGACAAAGAACTCGTTTTCGTGATTCAACGCGGCGATCAGCAGCTGACGCTTCCGGTCGTTCCCGCCCTGCGCGAGGTCGAGAGCGCGATCGGCAAAATCCGAATCGGCATGCTGGGCATTCAGGCCTCAAAGGCCGCAGCCGACATCCGTCGGGAACGCTACGGACCCGCCGACGCGGTGGCGATGGGCGTGCAGGAAACTTGGACGGTCGTGCGCCGCACCGGAAATTATATCGGCGGACTCGTCACCGGACGCGAGAGCGCCGATCAGCTCTCCGGACCGATCGGCATCGCGCAAGTCTCGGGGCAAATGGCGCAGGCGGTCTCCAAGGTCGGCATCGCGCCGCTGTTGAGCCTCATCGCGATTCTCTCAGTCTCGATCGGCCTGCTCAATCTTATGCCGGTGCCGCTGCTTGACGGCGGACATTTGCTGTTCTTCGCGATTGAGGCGGCGCGCGGCCGCGCGCTCAACGAGCGCGCGCAGGAAGTCGCCTTCCGAGTGGGTCTCGCGATGGTCGGCGCGCTGATGATTTTCTCGACCTACAACGACATCGCGCGGCTGATTCACAAGCTCACCGGCTCAGGCTCCTAG
- the frr gene encoding ribosome recycling factor, producing the protein MAETFDLADMKRRMQGAVATLKHEFGGLRTGRASTSLLDPIHVEAYGQVSPLNQVATVSVPEPRLLSVQVWDKALVIAVDKAIREANLGLQPTVEGQNLRIRMPELNEQRRKELVKVAHKYAEEARVSVRHVRRDGLDILKKLLKDHAIPEDDEKRHEQEVQKATDETVKEIDAALAAKEKEIMQV; encoded by the coding sequence ATGGCGGAAACTTTTGACCTTGCGGATATGAAGCGCCGCATGCAGGGCGCGGTCGCGACGCTCAAGCACGAATTCGGCGGGCTTCGCACAGGACGCGCCTCGACGAGCTTGCTCGATCCGATTCATGTGGAAGCTTATGGGCAGGTTTCGCCGCTCAATCAGGTCGCCACCGTCAGCGTGCCCGAGCCGCGTCTTCTTTCGGTGCAGGTGTGGGACAAGGCGCTGGTCATCGCCGTGGACAAGGCGATCCGCGAGGCCAATCTCGGTCTTCAGCCGACGGTTGAAGGTCAGAACTTGCGCATACGCATGCCGGAGCTGAACGAGCAGCGCCGCAAGGAACTCGTCAAAGTCGCGCATAAATACGCCGAGGAGGCGCGGGTCTCCGTGCGCCACGTGCGCCGCGACGGCCTCGACATTCTCAAGAAGTTGCTAAAGGATCACGCGATTCCCGAGGACGACGAGAAGCGCCACGAACAAGAGGTGCAGAAAGCGACGGACGAGACGGTGAAGGAGATCGACGCCGCGCTCGCCGCCAAGGAAAAGGAAATCATGCAGGTCTAG
- the dxr gene encoding 1-deoxy-D-xylulose-5-phosphate reductoisomerase, whose product MALANGQFHAHAPVQPRAPVPRRIVLLGATGSIGRSTVDLLERDPEGFSVSAVAGGRDVEALARVARAVRAEFAAIRDESAYAALKEALAGTNTQVAAGREAVIEAALRDADLVVSAIVGAAGVEPTYAALAAGRDVALANKECLVCAGVPFMRMAAEMGVRLLPMDSEHNAIFQALGGEDASRIERMIVTASGGPFRTWSKERISEASVEEALNHPNWAMGPKITVDSAGMMNKGLELIEAHHLFGIPAEKLEVVVHPQSIVHGLVAFSDGSVTAGIAVPDMRTPIAHCLGYPDRLTTPTPRLDLAKIATLTFEAPDFDRFPALRLALDVLRAGGGLPTVLNAANEIAVEAFLDRRISFDGIARHVAEACEAALRDGTANAPATVEDALAVDHIVRERSRSALAGRAASGMLLQ is encoded by the coding sequence ATGGCATTAGCAAACGGACAGTTTCACGCGCACGCCCCGGTCCAGCCGCGGGCGCCGGTCCCGCGCCGCATCGTGCTGCTGGGCGCGACAGGCTCGATCGGCCGTTCGACGGTCGACCTTCTCGAACGCGATCCGGAAGGATTTTCGGTGTCGGCGGTGGCGGGCGGCCGCGATGTCGAGGCGCTCGCGCGCGTCGCCCGCGCGGTCAGAGCCGAATTCGCCGCGATCCGCGACGAGAGCGCCTATGCGGCGCTCAAGGAAGCGCTCGCCGGGACCAACACTCAGGTCGCCGCGGGCCGCGAGGCGGTCATCGAGGCGGCGCTGCGCGACGCCGATCTCGTGGTCTCGGCCATCGTCGGCGCCGCCGGCGTCGAGCCCACCTACGCCGCGCTCGCCGCCGGCCGCGACGTGGCGCTCGCCAATAAGGAATGTCTCGTCTGCGCCGGCGTGCCCTTCATGCGGATGGCGGCGGAAATGGGCGTGCGGCTGCTGCCGATGGACAGCGAGCACAACGCCATTTTCCAGGCGCTTGGCGGCGAGGACGCCTCCCGCATCGAACGCATGATCGTCACGGCCTCCGGCGGCCCGTTCCGCACCTGGAGCAAGGAGCGCATCTCCGAGGCGAGCGTCGAGGAGGCGCTCAACCATCCCAATTGGGCGATGGGCCCGAAGATAACCGTCGATTCGGCCGGCATGATGAACAAGGGGCTCGAACTGATCGAGGCTCATCATCTATTCGGCATTCCGGCGGAAAAGCTCGAAGTCGTGGTCCATCCGCAGTCGATCGTCCACGGCCTCGTCGCCTTTTCCGACGGCTCGGTGACCGCGGGAATCGCCGTGCCGGACATGCGCACGCCGATCGCCCATTGTCTGGGCTATCCCGACCGGCTGACGACTCCGACGCCGCGCCTCGATCTGGCGAAAATCGCCACCCTGACATTCGAAGCCCCTGATTTTGACCGGTTTCCGGCGCTCAGACTGGCGCTCGACGTCCTGCGCGCCGGCGGCGGCCTGCCGACCGTGCTCAACGCCGCCAATGAAATCGCCGTCGAAGCCTTCCTCGATCGCCGCATTTCCTTCGACGGAATCGCTCGCCATGTGGCCGAGGCCTGCGAGGCCGCTTTGCGCGATGGAACCGCAAATGCGCCCGCAACAGTTGAGGATGCCCTCGCGGTGGACCATATTGTCAGAGAAAGATCACGATCGGCCTTGGCCGGGCGCGCCGCATCAGGCATGCTGCTTCAGTGA
- the lpxA gene encoding acyl-ACP--UDP-N-acetylglucosamine O-acyltransferase, translating to MSPSVHPSSVVEDGARLDAGVAIGPFCHIGAGVEIGDGATLHSHVVVGGCTRIGARARIFPFAAVGLASQDIKAALAPGALTIGDDCVIREGVTINAGVGEGTRIGARCVFLAASHVAHDCRLGDDVILSNQVLLGGHVEIGDHAMIGGATAVHQNVRIGAHAFVGGLSGVEGDVIPFTLASGNRAHLFGLNRVGLQRRGFAPERIERLRRAYGLLFAREARALSERIDRLSRDFADDADVAAIVEFLRAPSTRPLCAPRARAEP from the coding sequence TTGAGCCCTTCGGTTCATCCGTCCAGTGTCGTCGAAGACGGCGCGCGGCTCGACGCCGGCGTCGCCATCGGCCCGTTTTGCCATATCGGCGCCGGCGTCGAGATCGGCGACGGCGCGACTCTCCACTCCCATGTCGTCGTCGGCGGCTGTACGCGCATCGGCGCGCGCGCCCGTATTTTCCCCTTCGCCGCCGTGGGACTGGCGTCGCAGGACATCAAGGCTGCGCTCGCGCCGGGCGCGCTGACGATCGGCGACGATTGCGTCATTCGCGAAGGCGTGACCATCAATGCAGGCGTGGGCGAGGGCACGCGTATTGGGGCGCGTTGCGTCTTTCTTGCCGCTTCGCACGTCGCTCACGACTGTCGGCTGGGCGACGACGTGATACTGTCCAATCAGGTTCTGCTGGGCGGCCACGTCGAGATCGGGGACCATGCGATGATCGGCGGCGCGACGGCGGTCCATCAGAATGTGCGCATCGGCGCGCATGCTTTCGTCGGCGGCCTCTCCGGCGTTGAAGGCGACGTCATCCCCTTTACGCTCGCGTCGGGCAACCGCGCCCATCTTTTCGGCCTCAACCGCGTCGGCCTGCAGCGGCGCGGTTTTGCGCCGGAGCGCATCGAGCGGCTACGCCGGGCGTATGGCCTGCTCTTCGCACGAGAGGCGCGCGCGCTGAGCGAACGCATCGACCGTCTGTCGCGAGATTTCGCGGATGACGCAGACGTTGCGGCGATCGTTGAATTTTTGCGGGCGCCTTCGACGCGGCCGCTTTGCGCGCCTCGCGCGCGCGCTGAACCATGA
- the lpxD gene encoding UDP-3-O-(3-hydroxymyristoyl)glucosamine N-acyltransferase, with product MSAAAFFPLARPAPLSEIAQIAGAEMRGGPDGAQASAELAPPPLIIGVATLDWSRPGDLCFYDNPRYRKALLECRATACFLRARHIDLLPKSVVALVVDDPQRAMTLAAAHLFPDALRPGSLFQSSGVSPGAAVHPQARLEPGVVVDPGAVIGPGAEIGAGTIIGPQAVIGPNVRIGRDCSIGAHASLTHSLIGDRVVIHPGARLGQDGFGFAPTRQGYLKTPQVGRVIVQDDVEIGANTTIDRGASRDTIIGEGTKIDNLVQIGHNVVIGRFCAIVAQSGVAGSCEIGDFVALGGQSAVAGHLTIGEGAAVAAKSGVMRDLPAGARVGGAPARPLRRFLRGAALLDRLARKDKPT from the coding sequence GTGAGCGCAGCGGCCTTCTTTCCCTTGGCGCGACCCGCCCCTTTGAGCGAAATTGCGCAGATCGCCGGGGCCGAGATGCGCGGCGGTCCTGACGGCGCGCAAGCGTCGGCCGAGCTTGCGCCGCCGCCCCTTATCATCGGCGTGGCCACGCTCGATTGGAGCAGGCCGGGCGACCTCTGCTTCTACGACAACCCGCGTTATCGCAAGGCCCTCTTGGAGTGCCGAGCGACCGCCTGCTTCCTGCGCGCGCGCCATATTGATCTGCTGCCCAAGTCCGTCGTCGCGCTCGTCGTCGACGATCCGCAGCGGGCGATGACGCTCGCCGCCGCGCATCTCTTTCCGGACGCGCTGCGGCCCGGCTCCTTATTCCAATCCAGCGGCGTTTCTCCGGGAGCGGCGGTGCATCCGCAGGCGCGACTCGAACCAGGCGTGGTGGTTGATCCCGGCGCCGTGATCGGGCCGGGCGCCGAGATAGGCGCTGGAACGATTATCGGGCCGCAGGCGGTGATCGGTCCGAATGTGCGCATCGGCCGCGACTGTTCAATCGGCGCGCATGCGAGCCTCACCCATTCGCTGATCGGCGACCGCGTCGTCATTCACCCGGGGGCGCGGCTTGGGCAGGATGGCTTCGGCTTCGCGCCAACGCGCCAAGGCTATCTCAAGACGCCGCAGGTCGGTCGCGTGATCGTGCAGGACGATGTCGAGATCGGCGCCAATACGACGATCGATCGAGGCGCGTCGCGCGACACGATCATCGGCGAGGGAACCAAAATCGATAATCTCGTGCAGATCGGCCACAATGTGGTGATCGGCCGTTTTTGCGCCATCGTCGCCCAATCGGGCGTCGCCGGCTCCTGTGAGATCGGCGATTTCGTCGCGCTTGGCGGACAATCCGCCGTCGCGGGCCACCTCACGATCGGCGAAGGCGCAGCGGTAGCGGCCAAATCCGGGGTGATGCGCGACCTGCCGGCCGGGGCGCGGGTCGGCGGCGCGCCAGCGCGCCCATTGCGGCGGTTCTTGCGCGGCGCGGCGCTGCTCGACCGACTCGCGCGCAAGGACAAGCCGACGTAA
- the fabZ gene encoding 3-hydroxyacyl-ACP dehydratase FabZ, giving the protein MPEAAAGATLESADIMQIMSQLPHRYPFLLVDRIFDIRGDESCVGVKNVTVNEPQFQGHFPERPIMPGVLLIEAMAQTAGVIAIRALKGADRSRLVYFVTIDNAKFRKPVTPGDRVEFHMAKTAQKRNIWWYSGRALVDGALVCEAQISVMMGA; this is encoded by the coding sequence ATGCCCGAGGCCGCGGCTGGCGCGACTCTGGAGAGCGCCGACATTATGCAGATCATGAGCCAACTGCCGCATCGGTATCCGTTCCTGCTGGTCGACCGCATCTTCGACATCCGCGGCGACGAATCATGCGTCGGCGTGAAGAACGTCACGGTCAACGAGCCGCAGTTTCAAGGGCACTTTCCCGAGCGTCCGATCATGCCCGGCGTCCTGCTCATCGAGGCGATGGCGCAGACCGCCGGAGTCATCGCCATCCGCGCGCTGAAAGGCGCGGATCGGTCGCGTCTCGTTTATTTTGTCACGATCGACAATGCGAAATTCCGCAAGCCGGTGACGCCCGGCGACCGCGTTGAATTCCACATGGCCAAAACCGCGCAGAAGCGAAACATCTGGTGGTATTCTGGGCGCGCGTTAGTCGACGGCGCGCTGGTCTGCGAGGCGCAGATCAGCGTCATGATGGGCGCCTAG
- a CDS encoding isoprenyl transferase: MTESDILEAQTNAQRARAAPRHVALIMDGNGRWAAKRGLPRFEGHRRGVEALRRTVRAAIKLNIGYLTVYSFSAENWSRPREEVESLLSLLHRFIRNDLAELHASNVRVRVIGARAELAPDISDLLREAEQMTQANSGLTLVVAFNYGARQEIAAAARALAEMVAQGRLRPEEIDADAIAQRLDTADIPDPDLIIRTSGEQRLSNFLLWQAAYAEFVFLPILWPDFDEGALAAAIAEYAHRDRRFGGLEAAARSAKTAS; this comes from the coding sequence ATGACGGAAAGCGACATTCTGGAGGCGCAAACGAACGCGCAGCGCGCGCGCGCGGCGCCGCGTCATGTCGCGCTGATCATGGACGGCAACGGCCGCTGGGCGGCCAAGCGGGGCTTGCCGCGATTCGAAGGGCACCGGCGCGGCGTCGAGGCGCTGCGTCGCACGGTGCGGGCGGCGATCAAGCTCAACATCGGCTATCTGACGGTCTATTCCTTCTCGGCGGAAAACTGGTCGCGCCCGCGCGAGGAGGTGGAAAGCCTCCTCTCGCTGCTGCATCGCTTCATCCGCAACGATCTAGCGGAGTTGCACGCGAGCAATGTGCGCGTGCGGGTCATCGGCGCGCGCGCCGAGCTCGCGCCTGACATCTCGGACCTGCTGCGCGAGGCCGAGCAGATGACGCAGGCGAACTCCGGGCTCACGCTCGTCGTCGCGTTCAACTATGGCGCGCGGCAGGAGATCGCGGCGGCGGCCCGCGCGCTCGCGGAAATGGTGGCGCAAGGCCGACTGAGGCCTGAGGAGATCGACGCCGACGCCATCGCGCAGCGGCTCGACACGGCGGACATTCCCGACCCCGACCTGATTATCCGCACGTCGGGCGAGCAGCGGCTGTCGAATTTCCTGCTGTGGCAGGCGGCTTACGCCGAATTCGTCTTCTTGCCGATTCTTTGGCCCGATTTCGACGAGGGGGCGCTGGCGGCCGCGATCGCCGAATACGCGCATCGCGATCGGCGCTTCGGCGGGCTTGAAGCTGCGGCGCGCAGCGCCAAGACCGCGTCATGA
- a CDS encoding phosphatidate cytidylyltransferase yields the protein MTADRRDISSAGQSSGKPSAGGFADLGPRVASAAAMVIAALGALYLGGDVFALFWLAAAFAVSWEWQNLIGGEGRAPRIAVGGAAVAAAMAFGRVSMPGAAALAIALLAIAGAALAGAERRLWAATGVVYAGALAFSVCLLRESPDVGALAIAFLFAVVWGTDIFAYFGGRLIGGPKLWPRVSAGKTWSGTITGVLCGALLGLVAVYLGAGPQLANWRVFLVGLAAAAFSQVGDLFESSVKRRFGVKDSSQLIPGHGGAMDRLDGFIFASAFAAAVGLLRGAPSVAAGLFFW from the coding sequence ATGACGGCGGATCGAAGAGACATAAGCAGCGCCGGGCAATCTTCCGGAAAGCCGTCTGCCGGAGGCTTCGCCGACCTTGGTCCGCGCGTCGCTTCCGCCGCAGCGATGGTCATCGCCGCGCTCGGCGCGCTCTATCTTGGCGGCGACGTTTTTGCGCTCTTCTGGCTGGCGGCCGCTTTCGCGGTGAGCTGGGAGTGGCAGAACCTGATCGGCGGCGAGGGTCGCGCCCCCCGAATCGCCGTCGGCGGCGCGGCGGTCGCCGCCGCAATGGCGTTCGGACGCGTTTCCATGCCGGGCGCGGCCGCGCTCGCGATTGCGCTCCTTGCCATTGCAGGCGCGGCGCTGGCGGGGGCCGAGCGTCGGCTCTGGGCGGCGACGGGCGTCGTCTACGCCGGCGCGCTCGCCTTCTCCGTATGCCTTTTGCGCGAGTCGCCCGACGTCGGCGCGCTCGCCATCGCGTTCCTGTTTGCCGTGGTCTGGGGCACCGATATCTTTGCCTATTTTGGCGGCAGGCTGATCGGCGGACCCAAGCTTTGGCCGCGCGTCTCGGCCGGTAAGACATGGTCCGGCACGATCACCGGCGTGCTCTGCGGCGCGTTGCTTGGCCTCGTCGCCGTTTATCTCGGCGCCGGCCCGCAACTTGCGAACTGGCGCGTGTTCCTGGTCGGACTGGCCGCCGCCGCCTTTTCGCAAGTCGGCGATCTTTTCGAATCTTCGGTCAAGCGCCGCTTTGGGGTGAAGGACTCGAGCCAGCTCATTCCCGGCCATGGCGGCGCCATGGATAGGCTCGACGGCTTCATCTTCGCCAGCGCCTTCGCGGCGGCGGTGGGCTTGCTGCGCGGCGCGCCGTCGGTGGCGGCCGGTCTTTTCTTCTGGTAG